GCTCTACATCCAACTTGAAGAAACACGTAAatgtaagttttaatttttatttttattatattatgtatgttatccaaatatcaaaatgtaataaatatcgtcaatatttattatattattaaacggCTGCCGAGCCATCGCGGTTAttagtgtaaaataataatttttactatacaTACTTTCTATGTggagaaaagaaaggaaagcaGCTTAAAGGTCCGtttatacatatccgtacCGTGTCCGTACCGTACACGTCCGTGCACGGATGCTAGATTCGATTCCATATGATTAAATGTAAGTATTTACACTATTCCGTATCCGTGCCGTCCGTGTCCGTACCGGCACCGCAGATGTCGTTGACGACGATATTTTCACGGATCGGACGGCACTGAACGTACCGGTACTGACAAATGTAAATAGGCTTCAGTGTAGCATTCAGATTTTTGAGTCTCATTTTGTATCAATCTGCGATGTCGAGagcattcttttaaaattaagaaatggattaagataaaattatttcaacaaaattgatagaattagTGCAACAACACATCGAATTATACGATCTTTCCCATCCAAAATATCTTGatggaatttataaagaaaaactgtGGCAGAGTATTTCTCAAGAACTTGACCAACCAGGTAATTTTactcatgataaatattattttacaaataaatttttatattcattaaacattattttatttgaaaaaaaatacacaattctcttcaaaaatttatacatatgtaggaACGTGTTTTCGCTAGCCGGTTCTCTCCATCTTGTATAttgttttcgtattttattatcaattaaattgagtAACACATTAAAAGCATGTTCTgacattctaaaatattgataaaatttagttgCATCATCAACCAAttctttatatgtaaaatgtaaaaaattcaccTTTTGTTTTTCGTTTTGTCCATGCTTTATGAACCCATaaaatccgtttttttttttttttttaagatttctcttcgtctaaaattaatattattactgcTAATTCGTTTATCGATAGCTCTGCCATGTTCACAGTTCAGATGTATGTCTCAAGACtgatgtttcaaaatattcacggATGCGAGCcggatatgtataaatactCATATCGAATCTTGCCGGTACGGTACGGGTACGGTACGGACACGGTACGGATACGgtacggatatgtataaaCGGACCTTAAAGCTGCATCCCCACGAAGAAAGAAATAGCGGAATGGAacagtaataaaacaatacagGAAAAGAGTTATATTCATCATATCTCTTTTCCTCTACTGTTCCGTTACTGTCCCGTTCCGCTATTTCTTTCTTCGTGGGGATGCagcttaatataatataattattactcctgttattattttttaaataaaattgtacttatTTACATATGATATTTACATATGATTCTATTCTATATGAATGATCCTGTAAtcattttagatataaaactattaaaatgattcaaaatagtaaaattatcaagaaatgattttatatataatattttatacattttatggtAACATATttagacaaaatataaaaattttttaaaatattgcattcaattaatttaattcaattcattaaaatatttaattttttaaatattattttagattcCAATAAATGTACACAATTCCATCAAATGTTCTACACTGAATCAAATCCACAATATAAGAATAGTaggtataaaaaagtatagcATGCAAAAGTGTGACTATTTAAATGactattaaaaagttaatgactattaaaaagttaacaattttttaattaataaatgaattaatatattttctattttaatatataattttgtattttacttgTGTACAAGAaagtaatttatgtaaaaatttttttttttaatgtacacaaaacaaatattaatataaaatcgttgcaagttttatttaatgttagataaatattaaataaaacttgcaaagattttataatatttgcttgtatattaaagaaagaaattttaacataaataattttttcttctatacaagtaaaagacaaaatattaaattatacatatatatccaCATATCATCTATATATCTATttcttatacatttttttataactttcttCTAAgtatgcttttttatttttgcccATGTTTTCTAcctatgtttaaaaaatattcttatttgtaaatattaaatttaggcCAGAATTTAGACCCTCttacttgaaatatttagaagaaGCTAAATCTAGACTCGTAAATAAACGTCTAAATGAAAACGTTTccaatgataattttaaaaaacaatgtatATTAGAGAAATGGGGCTCTGGAACAACTGGGATTActcaaagaaaaatagatgTTGCTATATTGCGATTTGTTATTGAAAATGTTCAGCCCCTCTCAATTGTAGAGAGTCCTgcatttattgatttaattaaaattgggcTACCTTCATCAATTCGaataatgtgcaaaaaaacTCTAAGAGAAAAACTTAGTCAATCATCTTGTGAAATGAAAACTACTCTCGAGAACCAATTGGCTGAAATAGAAATCGTCTCAACTACAGCAGATTTATGGAGCAAAGCAAAAAGGTCACTTtgatcattataattatacattttatttaatttttaaataattatattttagttaatttttgtttattatgtttattataatttaatttaaatttgaattttttacagaaGTTACTTGGGAATAACAGTTCATTggattaattcaataaatttggaaaGGGAATCAGCTGCTTTGGCTTGCCGTAGAATTAAAGGAAAACACACTTTTAATGTTTTGGCAAAAGCAATTAATTCCGTATTTTTTGAGTActacatacaaaataaagtaTGTTGTACAACGACAGATAACGGCACAAATTTTGTCAAAGCATTTCggtaaattaacattttatattatatacaattttttcttctatacgATTATacaaattcaatatatatataattttttatgtttataattatatttaaaagtacatacaattttttataaatacaattttttaaaatcaatatttaattttataagctcatatttgttaaaactttaaatttaaatagactAAAGGCCATTGCTGGATGTacgtgcaatttttaatgGATCTCTATaaagaaatgatttttttttttaataactaagttattaaattttaatttttgtataccGATCTCATTTCGAGATTCTTAtagtaaacaattaattaaattaaaagtacatTTTATCTCAATTTGAGAATGATAAATGTACAAGGAATATTAATTAGGATAGAAAagattgagaaaaataatctgAGCCGAAAGTGGCTGAATCGGGATTCAAACCCGAACCTTTTCGATTTCCGGTCAAAATGTTCTACcactaaactactcagacACTGACGATCCATGATTATTTTTCTCGTAGGCTTTTAGGAGATAAACAACTGTGAACGCATGAATTGTCTCGCGtgatttaaaatcaatatgtaTCAATATCGATTCAGCCACTTTCGGCTcagattatttttctcaatctTTTCTATCCTAATTAATATTCCTTGTACATTTATCATTCTCAAATTGAGATAAAatgtacttttaatttaattaatcgtatACTATAAGAATCTCGAAATGAGATcggtatataaaaattaaaatttaataacttagttattaaaaaaacaaatcattTCTTTATAGAGATCcattaaaaattgcacgtACATCCAGCAATGGCCTTTagtctatttaaatttaaagttttaacaatttttttaatttgttagagaatttgaaaaagaagaagatgaGGAGGAAACAAACGtggaatttcataatttaagtGAATTATTAATCACGgatgaaataaaagatttagaCGCAGAAGATTTTATTACTCTTCCGCCACACCAAAGATGTGTTAGTCACACACTTAACCTTATTGCAGCCAAAGATTCTGAAAAAGCTTTGAATAGTgatgtttcatataaaaaaaagtacagggtaacatttgcaaaattatttaaattgtggAATAAACAAAATCAGTCCACTCAAGTGgcagataaaataaaagaaatttgtggcgtttatttaaaaacctCCATTGTTACTaggtaaaaatttgtttttgctattttttatgtatctgttatttattttaataataaatatatataataaataaataataataaataaataaataatattatataaatatcttaatattttatatcaaaaatgtgttatttattataatagatgGAATTCAACTTTTGATTCCGTATATCAATTAGTCACTCTGTTGAAAGACGGCTcagagaaaataaatcaatgttTAGATTATTGTAACTTACCGAGATTGacaaataacgaaataaaatttttagatgaatTTTTAGATGATTGTCAGGTAAGTTACAtgcacatatataatttaataaaattgaaattgcatttcttcatattttcttgatttttagGTAATGGAACCTTTGGCAAAGGCATTAGACATTTTACAAAGCGACGTGGGGATGTATATGGGATATATGTTACctgttttaaaaactttacaaaagaaattacaA
The window above is part of the Linepithema humile isolate Giens D197 chromosome 8, Lhum_UNIL_v1.0, whole genome shotgun sequence genome. Proteins encoded here:
- the LOC137001651 gene encoding uncharacterized protein, with protein sequence MKTTLENQLAEIEIVSTTADLWSKAKRSYLGITVHWINSINLERESAALACRRIKGKHTFNVLAKAINSVFFEYYIQNKVCCTTTDNGTNFVKAFREFEKEEDEEETNVEFHNLSELLITDEIKDLDAEDFITLPPHQRCVSHTLNLIAAKDSEKALNSDVSYKKKYRVTFAKLFKLWNKQNQSTQVADKIKEICGVYLKTSIVTR